A DNA window from Agarivorans sp. TSD2052 contains the following coding sequences:
- a CDS encoding TetR/AcrR family transcriptional regulator, protein MKTKDKIIHTSLQLFNERGERQITTNHIAAELGISPGNLYYHFSNKQEIIRSIFQLYVEQLECSFRPHADQLLSLDHLTQYLDASFELMWRFRFLFANLLELLARDAELEAQYQDLQLELSAWSSDILIQLRDSRFISGDDATMVELADSVKFIIGAWIGYQSAQLKGGEITKPRLYQGVLKILFTLRPYFTEESMSIYHRLYDHYVKCAEHS, encoded by the coding sequence ATGAAAACTAAAGATAAAATTATCCACACCTCTTTGCAGCTCTTCAACGAACGAGGCGAACGCCAGATCACGACCAATCACATTGCCGCAGAGTTAGGTATTAGCCCCGGTAATCTGTATTACCACTTCAGCAATAAACAAGAAATTATACGCAGTATCTTTCAGCTTTATGTTGAGCAGCTTGAATGCAGTTTTCGTCCACATGCCGATCAGCTGCTAAGCCTTGATCATTTAACTCAATATTTGGATGCCAGTTTTGAATTAATGTGGCGCTTCCGTTTTTTATTCGCCAATTTGTTAGAGCTGTTGGCGCGAGATGCCGAACTAGAAGCGCAATATCAAGATTTGCAACTCGAACTATCAGCTTGGAGTAGTGACATATTGATACAGCTGAGAGACAGCCGCTTCATTAGTGGCGATGACGCCACCATGGTGGAGTTAGCTGACAGTGTTAAATTCATTATTGGTGCATGGATTGGCTACCAAAGCGCTCAGTTAAAAGGTGGAGAAATCACTAAACCACGGTTGTATCAGGGAGTATTAAAAATACTGTTTACTCTGCGCCCTTATTTCACCGAAGAGTCGATGAGCATCTATCATCGTTTGTACGATCACTATGTAAAATGTGCTGAACATAGCTAA
- a CDS encoding adenylyltransferase/cytidyltransferase family protein — MKKIGYTTGVFDMFHIGHLNVLQRARLECDYLIVGVTTDELSIAAKGKKPIIPFQERLKIVESIKFVDEVSPQVNYDKMEAWNNLKFDKMFVGDDWKGTEKWTKLEESFNEVGVEIVYFSYTEHTSSSILRKVLENMYKEQA; from the coding sequence ATGAAAAAGATAGGTTACACCACTGGCGTGTTTGATATGTTCCACATTGGGCACCTCAACGTTTTACAGCGCGCTAGGTTAGAATGTGACTATTTGATAGTCGGTGTTACCACTGACGAGCTTTCAATTGCAGCCAAAGGCAAAAAGCCGATCATTCCCTTCCAAGAGCGCCTAAAAATTGTTGAGTCAATAAAATTTGTCGACGAAGTCTCTCCGCAAGTGAACTACGACAAAATGGAAGCGTGGAACAACTTAAAATTTGACAAAATGTTTGTTGGCGATGACTGGAAAGGCACAGAGAAATGGACAAAATTAGAAGAGTCATTTAATGAAGTCGGTGTAGAAATTGTTTACTTCTCTTATACCGAACACACCTCGAGCTCGATATTAAGAAAAGTACTAGAAAACATGTATAAAGAACAAGCTTAA
- a CDS encoding glycosyltransferase family 9 protein has translation MNFIIGKYLFDKSVDKFDVSTPIKSLLLIRGDGKIGDSIVSSFLYREIKKHQPELNIGVLCTANSQHLFNNDPFIDQVHCYPKRPKLWQVSRLIGALPHYDAVVFLPEVLKARDFLMLRCLKARANVGVAKNVALINCNIAEKVSGQHSQQYFVEAAKQLGIDVEDLSYRFNLSQAIEDDILAFLGDKKGRYIALNAFGNTQKRSFSEARLREVIAALRDEFPQYPLVILSSPVTQKLVNKVVAEVDHVFCLSNTTTVEQNAALIKFSQLFVSVDTATVHLAHCFNTPMVAIYRQDPENFAMWAPNYQPTKAIFARAVVNKLEEVNVGEFDLNELLLKINDLLQNTQ, from the coding sequence TTGAATTTTATTATTGGAAAGTACTTGTTTGATAAATCGGTAGACAAATTTGATGTCAGTACGCCAATCAAAAGCCTATTGTTAATTCGTGGTGATGGCAAAATTGGTGACAGCATCGTATCTTCATTTCTCTATCGAGAAATAAAAAAGCACCAGCCTGAGCTCAACATCGGCGTATTATGCACCGCTAACTCGCAGCATTTATTTAATAACGACCCATTCATCGACCAAGTACATTGTTACCCTAAGCGGCCTAAATTATGGCAAGTTAGCCGGCTTATCGGGGCGTTACCGCATTATGATGCCGTGGTTTTTTTGCCTGAAGTACTAAAAGCGCGTGATTTTTTGATGTTACGTTGCTTGAAGGCCAGGGCCAATGTTGGTGTAGCAAAAAATGTAGCCTTGATTAATTGCAACATTGCAGAGAAAGTGAGCGGGCAACATAGTCAGCAGTACTTTGTCGAAGCGGCTAAGCAACTGGGAATAGACGTTGAAGACTTGAGCTATAGGTTTAACTTATCCCAAGCCATTGAAGATGACATTTTGGCATTTCTAGGGGACAAGAAAGGACGTTATATTGCTTTAAATGCTTTTGGTAATACTCAAAAACGTTCTTTCAGCGAAGCGCGCCTTCGGGAGGTTATCGCAGCGCTACGAGATGAATTTCCCCAGTATCCACTGGTTATATTGAGCTCGCCGGTGACTCAGAAATTGGTTAATAAAGTCGTCGCCGAGGTTGATCACGTTTTTTGTCTTAGTAATACAACAACTGTTGAACAGAATGCAGCTTTAATCAAGTTTAGTCAGTTGTTTGTTAGCGTAGATACCGCAACTGTTCACTTAGCGCATTGTTTCAATACCCCAATGGTTGCCATCTATCGTCAAGACCCTGAAAACTTTGCCATGTGGGCACCCAACTACCAACCCACAAAAGCTATCTTTGCCAGAGCCGTGGTGAACAAACTAGAAGAAGTTAATGTGGGTGAGTTTGACCTAAATGAGCTGCTTCTCAAGATTAATGACTTATTGCAGAACACACAGTGA
- the rfaD gene encoding ADP-glyceromanno-heptose 6-epimerase — protein sequence MIIVTGGAGFIGANIVKSLNEQGHNDIIVVDDLKDGTKFVNLVDLDIADYLDKDDFIARIVSGEDIGAEYGQKIEAIFHEGACSATTEWDGKYMMENNYEYSKELLHYCLDRRIPFLYASSAATYGDTDTFIEEKQYEGPLNVYGYSKLQFDNYVRRLLPDIDSQVVGFRYFNVYGPREQHKGSMASVAFHLNNQVNDDQNPKLFEGYDGYGNGGQSRDFVYVGDVVKVNLWFWKNPDQSGIFNLGTGQAEPFRSVAEAVINHHQKGEIEYIPFPDHLKGRYQSFTQANIDKLRAAGYAEPFKDVAQGVAEYMAWLNK from the coding sequence ATGATTATCGTAACAGGCGGGGCGGGCTTTATTGGCGCCAATATTGTAAAGAGCTTAAATGAGCAAGGTCATAACGACATCATCGTGGTCGACGACCTAAAAGACGGCACTAAATTCGTTAATCTAGTCGATTTAGACATTGCCGACTATCTCGACAAAGACGACTTCATTGCCCGCATTGTATCCGGTGAAGACATCGGCGCTGAATACGGTCAAAAAATCGAAGCCATTTTCCATGAAGGCGCATGCTCTGCTACCACTGAGTGGGATGGCAAATACATGATGGAAAACAATTATGAATACTCAAAAGAATTACTTCATTACTGTTTAGACCGCCGCATTCCTTTCTTGTACGCCTCTTCTGCGGCCACCTATGGTGATACCGATACTTTTATCGAAGAGAAACAATACGAAGGCCCACTGAATGTTTACGGTTATTCAAAGCTGCAATTTGATAACTACGTGCGCCGCTTATTGCCAGACATTGACTCGCAAGTCGTTGGCTTCCGTTACTTCAACGTATACGGTCCCCGTGAACAACACAAAGGCAGCATGGCAAGTGTTGCCTTCCACTTGAATAATCAAGTTAACGATGACCAAAACCCTAAACTATTTGAAGGTTACGACGGTTACGGCAACGGCGGCCAAAGCCGCGATTTCGTTTACGTCGGCGACGTAGTCAAAGTGAATCTTTGGTTCTGGAAAAACCCCGATCAAAGCGGCATCTTCAACCTAGGGACCGGCCAAGCAGAACCATTCCGCTCTGTGGCTGAAGCGGTCATCAATCATCACCAAAAAGGTGAAATTGAATATATTCCTTTCCCTGATCATCTGAAAGGCCGTTACCAAAGCTTTACTCAAGCTAACATCGACAAACTTCGCGCAGCAGGCTACGCCGAACCGTTTAAAGACGTCGCCCAAGGCGTTGCCGAATACATGGCTTGGTTGAATAAATAG
- a CDS encoding glycine C-acetyltransferase, whose product MTAAFSTFISQQLQQVKDDGLYKHERVINSQQQASIAVEQGRVVNFCANNYLGLANSPALINAAKAGLDSHGFGAASVRFICGTQDIHKRLEQGLSEFLGMEDTILYSSCFDANAGLFETLLGPEDAIISDALNHASIIDGVRLCKAKRFRYANNNLVELEQCLKDADAAGVRFKLIATDGVFSMDGVIANLPGICDLADKYDAMVMVDDSHAVGFVGQHGRGTHEYHQVMDRVDIITGTLGKAMGGASGGFTSAKKEVVDWLRQRSRPYLFSNSLAPSIVTASLKVLALLADGDALRKQLWDNVAYFRTEMSKAGFTLAGADHAIIPVMLGDAKLASTFADKLLERGIYVIGFSFPVVPKGQARIRTQISAAHTPEQLAHAVAAFTEVGKELGVIA is encoded by the coding sequence ATGACGGCGGCTTTTTCAACATTCATTTCACAGCAACTGCAACAAGTTAAAGATGACGGTTTATATAAACATGAACGCGTGATTAACTCGCAACAGCAAGCTTCGATTGCTGTTGAACAAGGCCGAGTGGTTAACTTTTGTGCCAACAATTATTTAGGTTTAGCCAACTCGCCAGCCCTTATTAACGCGGCTAAAGCAGGTTTAGATAGCCATGGTTTTGGAGCAGCCTCAGTACGATTTATCTGTGGTACTCAAGATATACATAAACGCTTAGAGCAAGGCTTAAGTGAATTTTTAGGAATGGAAGATACCATTCTTTATTCATCGTGTTTTGATGCCAATGCCGGCTTGTTTGAAACCCTATTAGGCCCTGAAGATGCCATTATCTCTGATGCCTTGAATCATGCTTCAATCATCGATGGTGTTCGTTTGTGTAAAGCTAAGCGTTTTCGTTATGCCAACAACAATTTGGTTGAGTTGGAGCAGTGTTTAAAAGACGCCGACGCTGCAGGTGTGCGCTTTAAACTGATTGCTACCGACGGTGTATTTTCAATGGACGGGGTTATCGCTAACTTGCCGGGTATTTGTGATTTAGCAGATAAATACGATGCCATGGTGATGGTAGATGATTCGCATGCCGTAGGTTTTGTTGGTCAACACGGCCGTGGTACCCACGAGTACCACCAAGTGATGGATCGCGTAGACATTATCACTGGCACCTTGGGTAAAGCCATGGGTGGCGCCTCTGGTGGCTTTACCTCTGCAAAGAAAGAAGTGGTTGATTGGTTACGCCAACGCTCACGCCCTTATTTATTCTCAAATTCATTGGCGCCATCGATAGTGACGGCGTCGTTAAAAGTACTAGCGCTGTTAGCCGACGGTGATGCCCTGCGTAAACAGTTATGGGACAACGTTGCCTATTTCAGAACTGAGATGAGTAAGGCTGGTTTTACCTTAGCGGGCGCCGATCACGCGATTATTCCGGTCATGTTAGGGGATGCCAAGCTTGCCAGTACTTTTGCTGATAAGTTGTTAGAACGCGGCATTTACGTGATTGGTTTTTCTTTCCCTGTGGTGCCTAAGGGCCAAGCACGGATTCGTACTCAAATATCGGCAGCACATACTCCTGAGCAGTTAGCCCATGCAGTAGCGGCGTTTACCGAGGTAGGTAAAGAGCTAGGAGTCATTGCATGA
- the waaF gene encoding lipopolysaccharide heptosyltransferase II: MKILVVGPSWVGDMVMSQSLYKTLKQLYPHAQLDVLAPDWCRALLERMPEVDNALRMPLGHGDLQLAVRWALARQLKEQHYDWAITQPNSLKSALIPLFAGIKRRTGWKGESRYGLLNDLRSNKQAFPLMVERYVSLAHDKHQMGSAKDLPSYAHPALTANANNQQAALQQLQLSNQQPILALCPGAEFGPAKRWPEQHYATVAQHWIEQRHGQVWIFGSDKDQAVGEQIIANLPAEQQADCYNLAGKTQLAEAIDLMALASLAVSNDSGLMHIAAALQLPLIAVYGSSSPQYTPPLSETAEILHTDIECRPCFKKTCKFGHMKCLSELAPEQAISAMAKLLS, translated from the coding sequence ATGAAAATTTTGGTGGTGGGCCCGTCTTGGGTCGGTGACATGGTGATGTCACAAAGCTTATATAAAACGCTTAAGCAACTGTATCCACACGCTCAGCTTGACGTACTCGCCCCCGATTGGTGTCGCGCGTTATTAGAACGTATGCCTGAAGTCGACAACGCGCTGCGTATGCCGCTTGGCCATGGTGATTTACAACTCGCTGTTCGCTGGGCGTTAGCGAGACAACTAAAAGAGCAACATTATGACTGGGCAATCACTCAGCCCAACTCACTAAAATCAGCTTTAATCCCCTTATTTGCTGGGATTAAGCGCCGAACAGGCTGGAAAGGTGAAAGTCGCTATGGCTTGCTCAACGATCTACGTAGCAACAAACAGGCCTTCCCCTTGATGGTAGAACGCTATGTTTCGCTTGCTCATGACAAACACCAAATGGGCTCTGCCAAAGACCTACCCAGCTATGCTCACCCGGCCTTAACCGCCAACGCCAATAACCAACAGGCCGCACTTCAACAGCTGCAACTGAGCAACCAGCAGCCAATACTCGCGCTATGCCCTGGGGCAGAATTTGGCCCCGCTAAACGTTGGCCAGAACAGCATTATGCCACCGTTGCTCAACACTGGATCGAGCAGCGTCATGGCCAAGTGTGGATTTTTGGCTCCGATAAAGACCAGGCGGTCGGTGAGCAAATCATCGCTAATTTACCCGCAGAGCAACAAGCTGACTGCTACAACCTTGCGGGTAAAACTCAATTAGCAGAAGCCATCGACTTAATGGCCTTAGCCAGTTTAGCCGTTAGTAACGATTCAGGTCTGATGCATATTGCTGCTGCCCTGCAACTACCGTTAATTGCCGTATATGGGTCTTCGTCCCCACAATATACGCCGCCGCTCAGTGAAACGGCTGAAATACTGCACACCGATATTGAGTGCCGACCTTGTTTTAAGAAAACCTGTAAATTTGGCCATATGAAATGTTTAAGTGAACTAGCGCCAGAACAAGCCATTTCAGCTATGGCTAAACTTCTCAGTTAG
- the tdh gene encoding L-threonine 3-dehydrogenase, producing the protein MKALAKTKAEPGIWMTQVEMPKLGHNDLLIKINKTAVCGTDVHIYNWDEWSQKTIPVPMVIGHEYAGEVVDIGQEVRGFSIGDRVSGEGHITCGHCRNCRGGRTHLCRNTVGVGVNRTGCFSEYLVIPAVNAFKLPDEISDDLAAIFDPFGNAVHSALSFDLVGEDVLITGAGPIGVMAAAICKHVGARHVVVTDVNDYRLDLAKKMGATRVVNVAKHSLSDTMSELKMTEGFDVGLEMSGVPSAFSSMLELMNHGGKVAMLGIPPSDMGIDWSLVIFKGLVIKGIYGREMFETWYKMASLVQSGLDLSPIITHHYSVDDFQQGFDAMRSGQSGKVILDWT; encoded by the coding sequence ATAAAAGCACTGGCAAAAACCAAGGCTGAGCCAGGTATATGGATGACTCAAGTTGAGATGCCTAAATTGGGTCATAACGATCTGCTGATTAAAATAAACAAAACCGCCGTTTGTGGCACCGATGTGCACATCTACAACTGGGATGAATGGTCGCAAAAAACCATTCCAGTGCCAATGGTGATAGGCCATGAATATGCCGGTGAAGTGGTTGATATAGGCCAAGAAGTTCGAGGTTTTAGTATTGGTGATCGGGTCTCTGGTGAGGGCCATATAACTTGTGGGCATTGCCGAAACTGTCGCGGTGGCCGTACTCATTTATGTCGCAATACCGTAGGCGTGGGCGTTAATCGCACCGGCTGTTTTTCTGAATACTTAGTGATACCGGCGGTGAATGCATTTAAGTTACCTGATGAAATTAGTGATGATTTAGCCGCCATTTTCGACCCTTTTGGTAATGCTGTTCACAGTGCTTTGTCGTTTGATTTAGTGGGTGAAGATGTGCTTATCACCGGTGCTGGGCCAATTGGCGTAATGGCGGCAGCGATATGTAAGCACGTAGGTGCCCGCCATGTCGTGGTTACCGATGTTAACGATTATCGGCTAGACTTGGCCAAAAAAATGGGCGCAACTCGGGTCGTTAATGTTGCTAAGCATTCTCTTAGCGATACCATGAGCGAGTTAAAAATGACCGAAGGCTTTGATGTTGGTTTGGAAATGTCGGGTGTGCCCAGTGCCTTCAGCTCGATGTTAGAGTTAATGAACCACGGTGGCAAAGTGGCGATGCTGGGCATTCCGCCCAGTGATATGGGCATCGACTGGAGCCTAGTCATCTTTAAAGGCTTAGTGATTAAAGGGATATATGGCCGAGAGATGTTTGAAACATGGTATAAAATGGCATCTTTGGTACAATCTGGCCTCGATTTAAGTCCCATTATCACTCACCATTATTCAGTTGATGATTTTCAACAAGGTTTTGACGCGATGCGCTCTGGGCAAAGTGGTAAGGTGATTTTAGATTGGACCTAG
- a CDS encoding CDP-glycerol glycerophosphotransferase family protein, translating to MANLVKVISATVAAEVTRLAYFVTKPFMKKRVWLLCETASQAQENGYELFRWIRENKPEIDAYYVIKRDSPSIDKFLSEQEWLALGSLKQLFYMYHAEAIISTHGLWMIPDELGILKKLTSKTLKAKRVMLNHGVGFLKNGKQFYHKTVFPLNNQIMALSPKHKAIFVEEYGYDDSEVKVAGYPRFDGMTDLSAQSKWPNLIVYMPTFRDNEQHLGDGFTQTELFKHTEALLKSDSFKQHLEQNDAHIAVYLHQNIQACSQYFDSLSSSRIHIVRQGQHSVTELLRMGKLLITDYSSVFFDFVYMNKPFISYQFDYEEFIGARKNKAFIDIRHDLPGYVANTPSELEQQIAQVFADGFALLPAHQDKVKQYFSFQDQNNCERVFNAINQR from the coding sequence GTGGCTAATTTGGTAAAAGTTATTTCGGCAACGGTTGCGGCAGAAGTTACTCGCCTCGCCTATTTTGTAACCAAACCTTTTATGAAAAAAAGAGTTTGGTTACTTTGTGAGACTGCCAGCCAAGCCCAAGAAAATGGCTATGAACTGTTTCGTTGGATAAGAGAAAACAAACCAGAGATCGATGCCTATTATGTAATTAAACGTGATTCCCCTTCGATTGATAAGTTTTTATCTGAACAGGAGTGGCTAGCTCTAGGCTCATTAAAGCAGCTGTTCTACATGTACCATGCAGAAGCCATTATTTCTACTCACGGCTTATGGATGATTCCTGATGAGTTAGGTATTTTAAAAAAACTGACCAGTAAAACCTTAAAAGCTAAGCGAGTCATGTTAAACCATGGCGTGGGTTTCCTGAAAAATGGCAAACAGTTTTACCATAAGACGGTGTTCCCCTTAAATAATCAAATCATGGCTTTATCACCAAAACATAAAGCAATATTTGTCGAAGAGTATGGCTACGATGATAGTGAGGTAAAGGTTGCTGGTTACCCTCGGTTTGACGGAATGACTGATTTAAGTGCTCAATCCAAGTGGCCTAATCTGATTGTTTATATGCCGACCTTTCGGGACAACGAACAACATTTAGGTGATGGCTTTACCCAAACTGAGCTTTTTAAACACACGGAAGCACTGTTAAAAAGTGATAGTTTTAAGCAACACTTAGAACAGAATGATGCTCATATTGCGGTCTACCTACATCAAAATATTCAAGCTTGTTCACAGTACTTTGATAGCTTGTCTTCTTCGCGTATTCACATTGTTAGGCAGGGACAGCATTCGGTTACTGAATTATTAAGAATGGGCAAATTATTGATCACCGATTACTCAAGCGTGTTCTTTGACTTTGTGTATATGAATAAACCGTTTATCTCCTATCAGTTTGATTATGAAGAGTTTATTGGGGCTAGAAAAAACAAAGCATTTATCGATATTCGACATGATCTACCGGGTTACGTGGCAAATACACCCTCAGAATTAGAGCAACAAATTGCCCAAGTATTTGCCGATGGATTTGCGCTACTGCCTGCCCACCAAGACAAGGTTAAACAGTACTTCAGTTTTCAAGATCAGAACAATTGTGAGCGAGTTTTTAACGCTATTAACCAGCGTTAA